The Thiorhodovibrio frisius genome segment CGGTATTGGGCCGGTGCCCGGCCCAACACTTGCCGAAGTCCCATGTGGTTTGGATATAGCAGATTGCGGGTGGCGGTTCAGACGTTGAAGGACTCGCCGCAGCCGCAGGCGTCCTTCACATTGGGGTTGCGGAACTCGAAACCCTCGTTCAGCAAGCTGGACTTGACGAAATCCACCTCGGTACCGTCGATGCGCGGCAGGCTGTCCGCGTCCACGATGACTTTAACACCGTGGCTTTCGAATATCTGATCGCTGTCGTCGACCTGGTCGGCGTAATCCACTTCGTAGGCAAAGCCGGTGCAGCCGCTTTTCTTGGTGCCAATGCGAATACCAAGACCATGTCCGCGTTTGTCGATCATTCCGGAGATATGCCGTGCTGCGGCATCTGTCAGGGTAACTGCCATGTTCGTATCCTCAATTTAACCCTATCATTAATCAGCGAATAGTGGTGAGGTTGATAAATTTCAAGCGGCCTGTGCGCAACCCTTGTGCGCATCTAGTGCCGTTGCACGG includes the following:
- a CDS encoding HesB/IscA family protein — translated: MAVTLTDAAARHISGMIDKRGHGLGIRIGTKKSGCTGFAYEVDYADQVDDSDQIFESHGVKVIVDADSLPRIDGTEVDFVKSSLLNEGFEFRNPNVKDACGCGESFNV